A genomic window from Streptomyces sp. NBC_01429 includes:
- a CDS encoding ABC transporter substrate-binding protein has protein sequence MRTHFRVTAATALVLSVVLAGCGGGSESDSTARGPVTVTYWTWDEPKTVQPVADKFNATHDNVKVKVVKQADNPGTAANLRNVVASGKGVPCLVKSFGQVPGLVGEGLLSDVTDDVEPYVKKGVFNDASLLSAQAGGRYYSVPIGYQPSFLVINRKVYDQYGIAVPKTWDDLIEAGKKLKKHGIHVMNLAGEDPSTLENLVQQAGGSWFATEGDTWKVDFLSPESLKAADVIQRLVDNDLVANQTYMDRPALINYFDSGRMVSLPTQVWQLGNYELNYKKSLGDWEPVDLPQFKDAPSFTAPAHGTGLLVPKGCTHPKEAVEAAVWMSTTKEGIDASYQDDIKQYNWPGAVPDPSPWVDSAVPDKLFGDRKGEAKKVILKAVEGAKDTWLVGPNYTGVFAELQDQWAKVVTKKMTMRQALEHMQKFTVKDLKSKNINVEG, from the coding sequence ATGCGCACACACTTCAGAGTGACTGCCGCGACCGCCCTGGTGCTTTCCGTCGTCCTGGCCGGCTGTGGTGGCGGGAGCGAGAGCGACTCCACGGCCCGGGGACCCGTCACCGTCACCTACTGGACGTGGGACGAGCCCAAGACCGTCCAGCCCGTCGCGGACAAGTTCAACGCCACCCACGACAACGTCAAGGTGAAGGTCGTCAAGCAGGCGGACAATCCGGGTACGGCGGCGAACCTGCGCAATGTCGTGGCCTCGGGCAAGGGGGTGCCCTGTCTGGTGAAGAGCTTCGGACAGGTTCCCGGACTGGTCGGTGAGGGGCTGCTCTCCGATGTCACCGACGACGTCGAGCCGTATGTGAAGAAGGGCGTCTTCAACGATGCGTCGCTGCTGAGCGCGCAGGCCGGCGGCCGGTACTACAGCGTGCCGATCGGCTACCAGCCGAGCTTCCTGGTGATCAACCGCAAGGTCTACGACCAGTACGGCATCGCCGTTCCCAAGACCTGGGACGATCTGATCGAGGCCGGCAAGAAGCTGAAGAAGCACGGCATCCACGTGATGAACCTGGCCGGCGAGGACCCCTCGACGCTGGAGAACCTCGTGCAGCAGGCCGGCGGCAGCTGGTTCGCGACCGAGGGGGACACCTGGAAGGTCGACTTCCTGTCCCCGGAGTCCCTCAAGGCCGCCGATGTCATCCAGCGGCTCGTGGACAACGACCTGGTCGCCAACCAGACCTACATGGACCGCCCCGCCCTGATCAACTACTTCGACTCCGGCAGGATGGTCTCGCTCCCCACCCAGGTGTGGCAGCTCGGCAACTACGAGCTGAACTACAAGAAGTCGCTCGGCGACTGGGAGCCCGTCGACCTTCCGCAGTTCAAGGACGCCCCCTCGTTCACCGCTCCCGCCCACGGCACCGGGCTGCTCGTACCGAAGGGCTGCACGCACCCGAAGGAGGCCGTGGAGGCCGCGGTGTGGATGAGCACGACCAAGGAGGGCATCGACGCCAGCTACCAGGACGACATCAAGCAGTACAACTGGCCGGGCGCGGTCCCGGACCCGAGCCCCTGGGTCGACTCGGCGGTCCCCGACAAGCTCTTCGGCGACCGCAAGGGCGAGGCCAAGAAGGTCATCCTCAAGGCGGTTGAGGGCGCGAAGGACACCTGGCTCGTCGGCCCCAACTACACCGGTGTCTTCGCCGAACTCCAGGACCAGTGGGCCAAGGTGGTCACCAAAAAAATGACGATGCGTCAAGCTCTGGAGCACATGCAGAAGTTCACCGTCAAGGACCTGAAATCGAAGAACATCAACGTCGAGGGCTGA
- a CDS encoding LacI family DNA-binding transcriptional regulator, which produces MKSTGSSGKDASTVRDVAKRAGVSASTVSRVLGGTYPVAAATRTRVLRAMRELDYVVNAHARALGGSTNKSVAFVVDDVTGPFYAHIARGVEEQASAEGRLCMLCTTHGDPQRVLAVVELMREQRADAVIVVGGAWEDKEYQERMTHFAHALDRAGSRLVLVGRPPLGEGVPATVVEYDNENGAFAMTTHLLSLGHRRIAFVGKVPGLSTSGQRIDGFLRAHETLGFEADPELIVEGEFTRSFGYRAAARLLASGAAFDAVFAATDMVAAGVLQALREGGVRVPEDVSVVGYDDIPVAIDLYPALTTVSIPHEELGRTAVRLALHREELPDAQHQMLGTHIVVRGSTRRPGR; this is translated from the coding sequence ATGAAATCGACGGGTTCGTCCGGTAAGGACGCTTCGACGGTCAGGGACGTCGCCAAGCGTGCCGGGGTGTCCGCGTCGACGGTCTCGCGGGTGCTGGGGGGCACCTATCCGGTGGCCGCAGCCACCCGTACCCGGGTGCTGCGCGCCATGCGCGAGCTGGACTACGTCGTCAACGCGCACGCCCGGGCGCTCGGTGGTTCGACGAACAAGAGCGTGGCGTTCGTCGTCGACGACGTCACCGGCCCCTTCTACGCGCACATCGCGCGCGGTGTCGAGGAACAGGCGTCCGCCGAGGGGCGGTTGTGCATGCTCTGCACGACACACGGCGATCCGCAGCGGGTGCTGGCGGTCGTGGAGCTGATGCGCGAACAGCGCGCCGACGCGGTGATCGTGGTCGGCGGCGCCTGGGAGGACAAGGAATACCAGGAGCGCATGACGCACTTCGCGCACGCCCTGGACCGGGCGGGCTCGCGGCTGGTGCTGGTGGGCCGGCCGCCGCTGGGCGAGGGTGTCCCCGCCACCGTTGTCGAGTACGACAACGAGAACGGGGCGTTCGCGATGACGACCCATCTGCTGAGCCTGGGGCACCGCAGGATCGCGTTCGTCGGCAAGGTCCCGGGGCTCTCCACCAGCGGCCAGCGGATCGACGGCTTCCTGCGGGCCCACGAGACGCTGGGCTTCGAGGCGGATCCCGAGCTGATCGTCGAGGGCGAGTTCACCCGGTCGTTCGGCTACCGCGCCGCGGCCCGTCTGCTGGCCTCAGGAGCCGCGTTCGACGCCGTCTTCGCCGCCACCGACATGGTGGCCGCGGGCGTGCTCCAGGCGCTGCGGGAGGGCGGTGTGCGGGTCCCGGAGGACGTGTCGGTGGTCGGGTACGACGACATCCCGGTCGCCATCGACCTGTATCCCGCCCTGACCACCGTCTCCATCCCGCACGAGGAGCTGGGCCGTACCGCCGTACGGCTGGCGCTGCACCGGGAGGAACTCCCCGACGCCCAGCACCAGATGCTGGGCACGCACATCGTCGTACGCGGCTCCACACGGCGGCCGGGGCGCTGA
- a CDS encoding glycoside hydrolase family 36 protein, with the protein MTVPTPPAGADAGTGTATEIVRWGPEALTLHLTCGADGVARLAVNGAPGRAALPLVEVELAGQGRSGTSGKRHVDGAVSRRLRYAGHDAHPDRLTVRTHDPETGLRAATHFRRTGGLPVVHTWTELTAGERTAEVESVSSFVLSGVAGLLGAPGRWEQDVRIWTADNPWSGEFRWNGVPLGAAGLLDTGMTRFGQTGSKNRVTRTSTGSWPSSEQLPMGWLEGPDGVLAWQIEHNGSWHAEVADRFDEIYLFLSGPGQREHQWSVRLDPGESFGTVPVTLALAPDRDAAIAALTGHRRAVRRPHPDTTTLPVVFNDFMNCLMGDPTTEKLLPLVRAAAATGCEYFCIDAGWYDDERAGEGPGGVPGWWDSVGAWEPAPSRFPGGLAEVTDAIRAAGMIPGLWLEPEVVGVRSPLAAALPDEAFFRRSGRRVTEWGRHQLDLRHPAAVAHLDETVDRLVGEFGLGYLKLDYNIDIGAGTDSGPHGPGHGLLEHNRAYLRWLDGVHDRHPGMVLEGCAAGGMRIDHATLAHVPVQSLSDQQDESLIAAIAAAAPTAVPPEQGAVWAYPYAGQSDEEIAFTMVSALLGRVHLSGRLDLLAPRQLDLVTEAITAYGGYRGSLADAVPSWPLGLPGWRDDWLALALDTGGRTLLALWRRGGTDPVREIPVPAGTSDVVPVFPTAAPGEAVLDRTAGRLRVVLPAAPAARLLLLPRAASPLS; encoded by the coding sequence CCCTGCCGCTGGTCGAGGTCGAGCTGGCCGGCCAGGGCCGCAGCGGCACCTCCGGCAAGCGCCATGTCGACGGCGCGGTCTCCCGGCGACTGCGGTACGCGGGCCATGACGCCCACCCCGACCGGCTCACCGTCAGGACCCACGACCCGGAGACCGGCCTGCGCGCCGCCACCCACTTCCGGCGCACCGGGGGGCTGCCGGTCGTCCACACCTGGACCGAACTGACGGCGGGCGAGCGCACGGCCGAGGTGGAGAGCGTGTCCTCCTTCGTCCTGTCGGGCGTCGCCGGGCTGCTCGGCGCCCCGGGACGCTGGGAACAGGACGTCAGGATCTGGACGGCGGACAACCCGTGGAGCGGCGAATTCCGCTGGAACGGCGTCCCGCTCGGCGCCGCCGGGCTGCTCGACACCGGCATGACCCGCTTCGGCCAGACCGGTTCCAAGAACCGCGTCACACGGACCAGCACCGGATCGTGGCCCTCCTCCGAACAGCTGCCCATGGGCTGGCTGGAAGGCCCGGACGGCGTCCTCGCCTGGCAGATCGAGCACAACGGTTCGTGGCACGCCGAGGTCGCCGACCGGTTCGACGAGATCTATCTGTTCCTGTCAGGCCCCGGCCAGCGCGAACACCAGTGGTCGGTACGGCTCGACCCGGGCGAGAGCTTCGGCACCGTCCCCGTCACGCTCGCCCTCGCCCCCGACCGGGACGCCGCGATCGCGGCCCTCACCGGGCACCGGCGCGCGGTCCGCCGCCCGCACCCGGACACCACCACCCTCCCCGTGGTCTTCAACGACTTCATGAACTGCCTGATGGGAGACCCCACCACCGAGAAGCTGCTGCCGCTGGTCCGGGCCGCCGCCGCCACCGGCTGCGAGTACTTCTGCATCGACGCCGGCTGGTACGACGACGAACGCGCGGGGGAGGGGCCCGGCGGTGTGCCCGGCTGGTGGGACTCCGTCGGAGCCTGGGAACCCGCGCCCTCCCGGTTCCCCGGCGGGCTCGCCGAGGTCACCGACGCCATCCGGGCGGCGGGGATGATCCCCGGGCTGTGGCTGGAGCCCGAAGTCGTCGGCGTACGGAGCCCGTTGGCGGCGGCACTGCCCGACGAGGCGTTCTTCCGCCGGAGCGGCCGGCGCGTCACCGAATGGGGCCGCCATCAGCTCGATCTGCGCCACCCCGCCGCCGTCGCCCATCTCGACGAGACCGTGGACCGGCTGGTCGGCGAGTTCGGCCTCGGCTATCTGAAGCTCGACTACAACATCGACATCGGCGCCGGCACGGACAGCGGCCCGCACGGCCCCGGGCACGGCCTGCTGGAGCACAACCGCGCCTATCTGCGCTGGCTCGACGGCGTACACGACCGGCACCCCGGTATGGTGCTGGAGGGGTGCGCGGCGGGAGGCATGCGCATCGACCACGCCACCCTCGCGCATGTGCCGGTGCAGTCGCTCAGCGACCAGCAGGACGAGTCGCTGATCGCCGCGATCGCCGCCGCGGCGCCCACCGCCGTACCCCCGGAACAGGGCGCCGTCTGGGCCTATCCGTACGCCGGGCAGAGCGATGAGGAGATCGCCTTCACCATGGTCTCGGCGCTCCTGGGACGCGTCCATCTCAGCGGCCGGCTCGATCTGCTCGCGCCGCGCCAACTCGACCTGGTCACCGAGGCGATCACCGCGTACGGCGGCTACCGCGGCTCGCTGGCGGACGCCGTGCCGTCCTGGCCGCTCGGACTGCCGGGCTGGCGCGACGACTGGCTGGCGCTCGCGCTGGACACCGGCGGGCGGACACTGCTCGCGCTCTGGCGCAGGGGCGGCACGGACCCGGTCCGCGAGATCCCCGTTCCGGCGGGTACGAGCGACGTCGTCCCGGTGTTCCCGACGGCCGCGCCGGGCGAGGCGGTGCTGGACCGGACGGCCGGCCGGCTGCGCGTCGTGCTGCCCGCCGCCCCCGCCGCCCGGCTGCTGCTGCTCCCGCGCGCCGCGTCTCCACTATCGTGA